Proteins encoded by one window of uncultured Draconibacterium sp.:
- a CDS encoding DUF4097 family beta strand repeat-containing protein, translated as MKTQKSLRLFTLIAVLSIVFTINGFAKDGQPTITKTFDLNQPGQLNASSSGGGVTVQTHDQPKVIIQAFVRKNGNLLSPSDRSLDDVLDDFDIDFSKSGSTITAVVKRKGQMNFWRNNVGISLTIIVPEEISCDVSSSGGGLKISGVKGIHDFSSSGGGVKLENTGGATKASSSGGGVHVYKHKGDIKLTSSGGGVTLEKAKGSVYARSSGGSVKLEEINGDVDASSSGGGVYVQGEAGMVKAKSSGGSVKVNISNLSEELFLQSSGGGVSAVIHGGENMGLDLDLRSGRVNIDLHNFTGTSEKDRVKGKMNGGGIPVYAHASGGNVNISYED; from the coding sequence ATGAAAACTCAAAAAAGCCTCAGATTATTTACACTAATTGCAGTGCTATCCATTGTGTTTACAATAAATGGTTTTGCAAAAGACGGGCAGCCAACCATTACAAAAACCTTTGATTTAAACCAGCCGGGGCAACTTAATGCTTCATCCTCTGGAGGTGGAGTAACAGTACAAACACACGATCAGCCCAAAGTTATTATCCAGGCATTTGTACGAAAAAATGGAAATTTATTATCGCCATCCGACAGATCTTTGGATGACGTTTTAGACGATTTTGATATTGATTTCTCAAAAAGCGGATCAACAATTACTGCAGTGGTTAAACGCAAGGGACAGATGAACTTCTGGAGAAACAATGTAGGTATTTCACTCACCATTATCGTACCCGAAGAAATATCGTGCGATGTTTCGTCAAGTGGTGGAGGTCTGAAAATTTCAGGAGTAAAAGGAATACACGATTTTTCAAGTAGCGGTGGCGGAGTAAAACTGGAGAATACCGGTGGCGCAACAAAAGCAAGTTCATCGGGAGGTGGTGTTCACGTGTACAAACACAAAGGCGATATTAAACTGACTTCGAGCGGCGGCGGTGTTACGCTTGAAAAAGCCAAGGGAAGTGTGTATGCGCGGAGTTCGGGTGGCAGTGTGAAACTCGAAGAAATTAACGGAGACGTTGACGCCAGTAGCAGTGGCGGTGGTGTTTATGTGCAGGGCGAAGCAGGAATGGTTAAAGCCAAATCAAGCGGCGGATCCGTAAAGGTTAATATTAGCAATTTAAGCGAAGAATTATTCCTGCAATCAAGTGGCGGTGGCGTTTCTGCTGTCATTCATGGTGGCGAAAATATGGGGCTCGACCTGGATTTACGTTCGGGAAGAGTGAATATCGATTTGCATAACTTTACCGGAACATCAGAAAAAGACCGGGTAAAAGGCAAGATGAACGGAGGCGGAATTCCGGTTTATGCACATGCGTCCGGCGGCAACGTTAACATTAGTTACGAGGATTAG
- a CDS encoding FtsX-like permease family protein — protein MYNLKITIRRLFKDKAFSAINIFGLVIGISSFLVLFIHVSNEKSFDKHFTGHQNIYRVTSVPGGLENAAWARSMGIVYAASEEIPEIELATQFSHCGEGTIKIGEISTSQKDIMSVDEAFMTLFEVEPAVGNLSEISNPNVVFVTEDFAKKYYGNLNPVGQSITIEALQYTRDLGDYEIRGVVKNTHPKTHFRYELLISQKGGLQERYVSLPNRKIQWTYNYFKLQRDANPKLVAEKVAAFYDNSSLKTTPGPQEYGFALFPMDDIHLKSDYRFELRESSSKINIGLFILISFVILTISLLNFTNLSIAKLIKRSKELGLKKSIGATKRQLVKQVLIEVFLVCSLAIGISLLAIEGLKPMINRLFEIEFDIYFSEPVVYLTIIGVLLTCLLLTAIFVAVFLLARSSAIDILAGRNNFSGSYVLKSLLVVQVIIVKILISGTVLVNKQINFVLNQPLGFDKENVVVLTVKDFSKDAGVFARELEKQTSIESVGFTQQHFGYPAQGFGLEGLGLEGTAEFVFANYDYLKTMNIKLIHNWIKPGADTVRGMVINNHLYQRLMERHGSMENLLAYSNAQTLEPGQTSINFIGVAEDFNYSSAHESIGDFAFWLDEGGNRARFTHVRINNLHAGMEAIKNTWNEYYPNQELDYFFIDEKITQQYKAETILSRILFAFSAIGILISIIGISALALFISQQRTKEIGIRKVNGATVAEILGLLNQSFVKWVVFAFIIATPIAFYAMNRWLENFAYKTNMSWWIFTLAGVLALGIALLTVTWHSWRAATRNPVESLRYE, from the coding sequence ATGTACAACCTAAAAATTACTATACGACGGCTGTTTAAAGACAAAGCTTTTTCCGCTATTAACATTTTTGGATTGGTTATCGGTATTTCGTCTTTCCTGGTTTTGTTCATTCATGTGTCAAACGAAAAGAGTTTTGATAAGCATTTTACCGGCCACCAGAATATTTACCGTGTAACCTCAGTTCCCGGAGGACTAGAGAATGCGGCATGGGCGCGCAGTATGGGGATTGTTTATGCAGCTTCTGAAGAAATTCCTGAAATTGAATTGGCCACCCAGTTTTCGCATTGCGGGGAGGGGACCATAAAAATTGGCGAAATCTCCACTTCGCAAAAAGATATTATGTCGGTTGATGAGGCATTTATGACACTGTTTGAGGTGGAACCGGCAGTGGGTAATTTGTCTGAAATTTCAAACCCTAACGTGGTTTTTGTAACGGAAGATTTTGCTAAAAAATATTATGGCAATTTAAATCCTGTTGGGCAAAGTATAACAATTGAAGCGCTACAGTATACAAGAGATTTGGGCGACTACGAGATTCGGGGAGTGGTTAAAAACACGCATCCGAAAACTCATTTCAGGTACGAATTGCTGATCTCTCAAAAAGGTGGACTGCAAGAACGTTATGTATCGCTTCCCAACCGAAAAATCCAGTGGACTTATAACTATTTCAAACTTCAGAGAGACGCCAATCCAAAGCTAGTGGCCGAAAAAGTAGCCGCTTTTTACGATAATAGCAGCCTGAAAACAACACCCGGCCCACAGGAATATGGTTTCGCCTTGTTCCCAATGGATGATATTCACTTAAAATCAGATTACCGTTTTGAACTACGCGAAAGTTCGAGCAAGATAAATATTGGCTTGTTTATCCTCATTTCATTCGTCATTCTTACGATCTCGCTGTTGAATTTTACGAATCTTTCCATTGCCAAATTGATAAAACGGTCAAAAGAACTGGGTCTGAAGAAATCGATAGGAGCAACGAAACGCCAGTTGGTTAAACAAGTTTTGATAGAAGTGTTTTTGGTTTGTTCGTTGGCAATTGGCATTTCATTACTGGCAATTGAAGGATTAAAGCCAATGATTAACCGTTTATTTGAGATTGAATTCGATATTTATTTTTCAGAGCCGGTTGTATATCTCACTATTATTGGAGTTTTGCTTACCTGCCTTTTGCTCACGGCCATTTTTGTAGCGGTATTTTTGCTGGCGCGTAGTTCGGCCATCGATATTTTGGCGGGGCGCAATAATTTTTCGGGGAGTTATGTGCTGAAATCCTTACTGGTTGTTCAGGTAATAATTGTTAAAATCCTTATTTCAGGAACTGTGCTGGTGAATAAACAGATCAATTTTGTATTGAATCAACCACTCGGGTTCGATAAAGAAAATGTAGTGGTTTTAACGGTTAAAGATTTTTCGAAAGATGCCGGTGTTTTTGCACGCGAACTGGAAAAACAAACCTCAATTGAATCGGTAGGTTTTACCCAACAACACTTCGGTTATCCGGCACAGGGTTTTGGGCTCGAAGGATTGGGACTTGAAGGAACTGCCGAATTTGTTTTTGCCAACTACGATTACCTCAAAACTATGAATATTAAACTGATACATAACTGGATTAAACCCGGTGCCGACACTGTTCGGGGAATGGTAATTAACAATCATTTGTACCAACGGCTGATGGAGAGACACGGAAGCATGGAAAATCTTTTGGCTTATTCAAATGCACAAACATTGGAACCCGGACAAACAAGCATAAATTTTATCGGGGTTGCTGAAGATTTTAATTATAGTTCGGCACACGAAAGTATTGGTGATTTTGCTTTTTGGCTGGATGAAGGAGGAAACAGGGCACGTTTTACACATGTGCGAATTAACAATTTGCATGCAGGTATGGAAGCCATTAAAAATACCTGGAATGAATATTACCCCAACCAGGAACTCGATTACTTTTTTATCGATGAAAAAATCACTCAGCAATATAAGGCAGAAACTATTTTAAGCCGTATCCTCTTTGCTTTTTCAGCAATAGGAATATTGATAAGTATTATTGGAATAAGTGCGTTGGCCTTGTTTATTTCGCAACAACGCACCAAAGAAATCGGGATTCGGAAAGTGAATGGTGCCACGGTTGCTGAAATATTAGGATTGCTCAATCAGAGTTTTGTAAAATGGGTGGTATTTGCCTTTATTATCGCAACTCCAATTGCATTTTATGCTATGAATAGATGGCTCGAGAACTTTGCCTATAAAACAAACATGAGTTGGTGGATTTTTACGCTGGCAGGAGTGTTAGCACTTGGAATAGCTTTGCTAACTGTTACCTGGCACAGTTGGCGGGCTGCCACACGAAATCCAGTTGAGTCCTTACGTTACGAATAA